The Pirellulales bacterium genome contains the following window.
GTACCCGGTCCGGGAGTTGAACTGGCCCGGGGCAGGCGACCTGCTTGCTTTGAGCTGGCCTCGGCGGTGCACAACCGGATCGAGACCCCGCCTTCGCAGCGTCTCGGTATCGGAGGCAGCTCAGGGGAGCTTGTCGAAAAAGAGATAAAGGGCGGCAATCCGGCCGTCCCGGGCAATGATGAAATCAGTCCCGGCGTAAGCGGGCGCCTCACCAGGGCGGCCCGATACCCACTGGATCCGCCCGCCATTGCCCAATTCCTCAGGTTCGGCAATTGGCTGATATCGAAAGTCAGGGTGAGTTGCCCGGATCGCGCCCGCGACGCGATCGATCGCGTCGCGGCCACGGTGGGCCCCACTGGTAGGATCGTAGAACACTCCATCGTCGGTGTAGATTTCGTCGATGGTGGCCCGCCGACGCGCGGGGTCGTTTTCACCGAACACGTCTTGAAGATTGCGAGTCAGCAAGATCGATATGCTGGACATGGCTTGTCTCCTTTCGGCGTCGAGCGTGGCTTGTTTTTGTCGAATTACCCGAGGTCTTAACTCCGAGTGGGCGACAGTGCGTAGGCCGGGAAATCCGTGTACCCCTTTCCCCCGGTGGGCGAGGACCAATCGGACATCGGCGCTGGTTCGGCCAGCGGCCAGCCGTTCCTGAAGCGCTCCACGAGGTCCGGGTTGCTGATGAAAGGTCGCCCGAAGGAGATCAGATCGGCGTGTCCCTCGGCAATCGCCTTCTCTGCCGTCTCCTTGGTGTAGCCGCAGTTGCCCACGAGCGGGCCGTGGAACACCTTGCGGAACTCGGCCAGTGTCATCGGCTCACCGAGGTTGTGGAAGCCAAAGGCCAGCCCGTCTACTACGTGCAGGTACGCCAGCCCGAAACGGTCGAGTTGACTAGCAACGAATGTGAACTGCTCCCGGAAATCCGGCGACCCCATGTCGTTGTACGGACTGTTGGGCGAGAGATGCACGCCGACCCGGTGGGCGGGCCAGACGGACGTGACGGCTTCGGTCACTTCCTTCAAGAAGCGGTAACGGTTCTCGATGCTGCCGCCGTACTCGTCCGTGCGGTGATTTGTTTTCGACTGAAGAAACTCGTCAATCAAATACCCATTGGCGCTGTGGAGTTCCACGCCGTCGAAGCCTGCTTGCTTGGCTCGCTCGGCAGCTTGTCGGTAATCCTCCACGATCAGTGAGATCTCCGACGTTTCCAGCGCCCGCGGGACTTCGTGCGGCTGCTTGCCAATGGGTGTGTGGATCTCCGGCTCGTTGATCTTGATGGCCGAGGGAGCGACGGCGGGCCTGCCGCCGTGGAAGCTGCTGTGGGACGCCCGTCCGGTATGCCAAAGCTGGACGAAGATCACACCACCCTTTTCATGCACGGCGTCGGTCGTGTGCTTCCACCCTGCGGTCATCTCATCGGTGTAGATGCCCGGCGACTCGTTCCAGCCGTTGGCCTGCTCCGAGATCGTAGTGGCTTCGGTGATGAGCAATCCAGCCGAACTGCGCTGGGCGTAGTACTTGGCCGTTAGTTGATTTGGCAGGCGAGCAGCTCCGGCCCTACCGCGAGTCATGGGCGACAGGACGATGCGGTTTGGCAGAGTCAGGTCAGGCAGACGGAAGGGTTGAAAGAGGATGCTGTTCATGGCTGGCTCCTATCTTGATGGTTGCGCTGAGAACAACGCGAATGAGGCGACATTCTCAATGGTCAGTCCCACTTGAGAAAGGTCATCGAGAGCGATCGGATTGTGTTTCGGTGAAGAAAATTCCGAAGAAAGCCGCGCGGAATTGCCAGTAAACCACGAACCAGAGAGCCGTCACCACGAGACCTGGCACAATTCCGCCTGGATCCATCAGCGCATGGAAAAGCAGAATGTTGACGATCAACGGCCCAGCGATGGTCAACGCCAACGGAACGGTTCGTCGAAAGAGAAACAACACGCCCGCGATCAGTTGCAGCCCAAAAACAAACATCAGGTAGTGCGATGTAAACATGACCGTGAAATACTGTTGGGCCAGTTCGGATGGCGGCGGCGGCGGCGGAATAAAATGCAGAAAACCGTTCAAACCAAAGACGATGAAAACGAGCGCCAGCAAATATCGCGCGATGGTCGCAAGAATCTTCATAGAGTTCTCCTTTTTGCCACGAGTTCTTTTGGTAGTGATGCAGGCGCGCCGGGCTGCAAGCGCCGCGCAGCGAATAACGTTGTCAGTGAATCGTATCGGCCAGGCCTATTGAAGTCAATCATATTGATATCAATATACTTGATTATGGTATAATTAAGCTCCTGATTGGCTAGAACCCGATGAATACTGGATAACTTCCATGAAAAAAGATGCTCCGACCGCCGTGCATGCCTGGCTGGTGATGATGAAGGCCATGCAGGCCATTACGCGATATGGCCTGGCAAACCTCGAGGAAACCGGCTTGGGGCTTTCGGATTTCGCCGTCCTTGAGGCCCTGCTTCACAAGGGACCGCTGCCCGTCAATGTGATCGGCCCGAAAGTCAATCTCACGCCCGGATCGATTAGTGTGGCTGTCGACCGGTTGGTCGCCAAAGGCTTGGTGAGCCGCGCCGAATCCTCTCAGGACCGCAGAGTTCGCATCGTGGCCTTGACCCCCCGCGGAAAATCCGTCATCACCCCAGTTTTCCGCGCGCATGCGGCGACGATGGAGAAAGTGTTTTCCGGCCTTTCGCGCGAGGAAATGCGACAACTCGAACAGCAATTGAAGCGCATTGGGAAACAAGCGGAATCGCTGTTTGACCAGAGCGTTGCAAAAGATCGCGCGGGAAAGAGGCGCGTCTGAGCACGGAAAAATCGCGCCCGGCGGAAATAAGCCCAAAACGCCATTTTCACGATGCGACGAGAAACGGATCGAGCCTCCGACAAACTCAGCTTGACTCGGCCGCTCGTCCGCGAAGAGAATGGCGCTCGCGCGGTTCACGTCAGGAGCGTTCACTTCAAGGAGGAAGAATCATGGTCCGCTCGTTGCTATGTCTGGGAGTCTGCTTCGTCGCCGTGCGGTGTGTTGTTGCCGACGAACCGCTGAAGTATTTGGCGCCAATTCCGCCGACCCCAAAGCCCGCCGCGCAGCCCGCGGCGGCCACGTCGCCGGCCTGTGCTTCGAAGCCGGTCACGGCGATCGCCGGGCGAAAGAAGCTGGAATCGCTGCTGCAAGCGCCCGCCGATTTGGACCTCGATCACAAGATTGTCAGCGTGCAACAGGTGCTCGATGGCCTGCACGCGCGGCATCAACTTTCGATCCGCATGGACGTTGCGACTCTGGCAGGAATGTATCCATCGGACTCGGCGCCAGGCGAAGGGGACAAGACTCCGCAAGCGCTGGTAATGAAAATGCTCGAAGCAAATGTCGACTTCGGGACAGTCGATTTCAAGGCCGTCAGCGTGGCCACCGTCTTGCGGCACGCGCTCGACGCGCTTCCAGCGGGCGATCTTTTCGACGGGTCGGACGGTCTGCCGATCGCGCTCACGAACGCCAATCTGTTCGATTACGTCGTCGAAGACGATTGCTTGCTAATCACCACGCGAATGAAAGCCCTGACATACAAGGAAACTCGCGTCTATTCGGTCAAGGACCTGAAGGACTTCAAGCCCGACCAACTCGCCTTTGTGATTCGCCAGTCGATCCGCCCCTGGAGCTGGCGCTCGCGGATCGACGAACTGGGCGAGCAACTCAAGGCTGGCAGCGAACAAATCTCTCCGCAAGCGCTGGGGTCGAT
Protein-coding sequences here:
- a CDS encoding nuclear transport factor 2 family protein, whose translation is MSSISILLTRNLQDVFGENDPARRRATIDEIYTDDGVFYDPTSGAHRGRDAIDRVAGAIRATHPDFRYQPIAEPEELGNGGRIQWVSGRPGEAPAYAGTDFIIARDGRIAALYLFFDKLP
- a CDS encoding alkene reductase, with the protein product MNSILFQPFRLPDLTLPNRIVLSPMTRGRAGAARLPNQLTAKYYAQRSSAGLLITEATTISEQANGWNESPGIYTDEMTAGWKHTTDAVHEKGGVIFVQLWHTGRASHSSFHGGRPAVAPSAIKINEPEIHTPIGKQPHEVPRALETSEISLIVEDYRQAAERAKQAGFDGVELHSANGYLIDEFLQSKTNHRTDEYGGSIENRYRFLKEVTEAVTSVWPAHRVGVHLSPNSPYNDMGSPDFREQFTFVASQLDRFGLAYLHVVDGLAFGFHNLGEPMTLAEFRKVFHGPLVGNCGYTKETAEKAIAEGHADLISFGRPFISNPDLVERFRNGWPLAEPAPMSDWSSPTGGKGYTDFPAYALSPTRS
- a CDS encoding MarR family transcriptional regulator → MKKDAPTAVHAWLVMMKAMQAITRYGLANLEETGLGLSDFAVLEALLHKGPLPVNVIGPKVNLTPGSISVAVDRLVAKGLVSRAESSQDRRVRIVALTPRGKSVITPVFRAHAATMEKVFSGLSREEMRQLEQQLKRIGKQAESLFDQSVAKDRAGKRRV